Proteins from one Puntigrus tetrazona isolate hp1 unplaced genomic scaffold, ASM1883169v1 S000000746, whole genome shotgun sequence genomic window:
- the LOC122335184 gene encoding major histocompatibility complex class I-related gene protein-like, whose amino-acid sequence MFSIDIRMVLFIFLLSYAFLIDVRQEKHFLSYKFAALCKANTHPVFKAVAVYDNIKIAQYDNEEIVGIRSSLTEDDWSEDSPESRDWFLHQLRTLSNCLDSELHVLQRIVGCELEKRSDGSESLRVFDEYGFDGEDFIAFDSDALQWIVKNPKAEETKREWDRQTGRNRFLQRYLKTCVHRISTIDNMKITPPDVHVSVPKVSDDGSKLVLSCLATGFHPRDIQMNIRRDKSVLENQKSSGTRPNNDGSFQMRISVEIDSKHKGFYDCVVIHSGQSQTRAILTVWTI is encoded by the exons atgttttctatagACATAAGAATGGTCTTGTTTATCTTTTTGTTGTCTTATGCTTTTCTGATTGACGTGAGGCAAG AAAAACACTTCCTCAGCTACAAGTTTGCAGCTCTTTGCAAAGCAAACACACATCCTGTGTTCAAAGCCGTGGCCGTGTATGACAACATAAAGATCGCTCAATACGATAATGAAGAAATAGTTGGGATAAGATCAAGTCTGACTGAAGACGACTGGAGCGAGGATTCTCCAGAGTCTAGAGACTGGTTTCTTCATCAGTTAAGGACTCTGTCAAACTGCTTGGACTCAG AGCTCCATGTTCTTCAGAGAATAGTTGGTTGTGAACTGGAGAAGCGTTCTGACGGATCGGAGAGTCTGAGAGTATTTGATGAATACGGATTCGATGGAGAGGATTTCATTGCCTTCGATTCCGACGCTCTTCAGTGGATTGTTAAAAACCCCAAAGCTGAAGAAACCAAAAGGGAATGGGATCGGCAAACTGGACGAAACCGGTTCCTTCAGCGCTACCTCAAGACCTGCGTCCACCGGATCTCCACAATTGACAACATGAAAATCA CTCCACCAGATGTTCATGTCTCGGTGCCGAAGGTTTCTGATGACGGAAGTAAGCTGGTTCTGAGCTGCCTGGCCACCGGTTTCCACCCCAGAGATATCCAGATGAACATCAGGAGGGATAAATCCGTTCTTGAGAACCAAAAATCATCCGGAACCAGACCAAATAATGATGGATCCTTTCAGATGAGAATCAGTGTGGAGATTGATAGTAAACACAAAGGGTTTTACGACTGTGTGGTCATTCACAGCGGCCAGTCTCAGACACGAGCGATCCTAACAGTGTGGACCATTTAA